The Bombus vancouverensis nearcticus chromosome 3, iyBomVanc1_principal, whole genome shotgun sequence genomic sequence AAATtgtgaattattaaaattacatgttATAAATTCATTCGTAATAAATGTAAGAAAGGTAACTGCaaaaatacttttaatttgGACTCGTTGTAATAGTCTCGTACTAAAAGAGGATGATTAGCTAATTTTCTCAGCTGCATCATCATTCCAATACCATTAACCTCAGTGCTTTGATCAGCCTCAGCTGAAAATTCAGCAACTAAATTAGTATACATCTTTCGCTGCTTCTCTATCATTGGACACTTAATCACGCGCTCGGTTTTTTCTGGTAAATCTCGAAGGACTTCGGCTTTCAATCGGCGAAGCACAAACGGTCTCATGATTTGCTTCGCATTTTTCACTTGTTCTTGTTCAAACAATGGCTGTTCACTATTTTTCTTAACTGATGGAACTTTCTATAATGTAATACTCATTGTTACATAGTATTTAACtttctttaaaattattattatcattagcTATTACTATTACCATATTGAACTTACGGGATTCTTTGAAAATAAACTCTTCAGATCAGCTTGTTTGCCAGCAAACAGTGAAGGCATCACAAATATTAAAAGCGACATCAATTCCAATAAATTGTTTTGCAAAGGGGTACCCGTTAACAAAATTCGATGTTTAGCCTACGAAATAATCGATAATTTGGTTCATGTAAAAAAGAGTACatgtaaaaaaatgtaaaaaagtgTTATGTAAAAATGCGATGAGGGAACACATACATTAATTCTAACTAGGTTTTCGTATCTGATAGTACCCATATTCTTCAACATATGAGCTTCATCGAAAACAACATAATGAATAGGCATAACACGAAACAATCTTCGTTCTTCCGGTGTACTgctaattaaattatatgtagTTAATAATACGTCAACATCATCCAAATCACCATTTCGCCAACCTAATCTCATCTCTTTTCGTTCTTCCTGAGAACCATAATATTGTACAACTTTCAAACCGGGCGACCATCTCTCCAACTCATTGTTCCAATTTTCTACAAGGATAAAATAAAAACGGATtacaaacaaaataatataggCCAAAGCAACCTATAATGTGTATCTACCCATCGTAGAACTAGGAACAACGATTAAATGTGGTCCATCTTTCTCATCTCTGAGGCCAGCCTCTTTCAAATATGTAAGAAAAGCTATTACTTGCACTGTTTTTCCCAAACCCATTTCATCCGCAAGTATACCGTTAACATTTTGAGTGTGCATCACAGCAAGCCAATTTAATCCAACCATCTGATATGGAGCTAATTTTAAATTTGAGGATAATCTCTTGGGTTGACTTGTGATAGCCGATGCTCTTGCAGCCACAGCTCTTTCAATATTTGTAGACAAACGGAGGCATTTCTTCATGAGAGCTTCTACTGCATGTCTGGTAGCTAGCAATTCCTGtttcattataatatataatttatcttAATAACATTGCAAATGAAAActaaaaattttacaattttatttttgagCTGCTTACCTGAGCTGAATTCAAAAGCTCTGTATCTAGATATTTATTGTTCTGGAACTTTTGAACTAAGTCTCTCCAATCTTCAAATGGCCTTGCTTCTTTGATAGCATTTGCTTTCTTTTGAGAACATTGAGACATTAACAGTAATTCTGATATAAGAGCATTTTGCATAAATTCTAAGACTGCTTTCTTATCAGCTGTAAGCTCATTAGATATTTCCATATCTGAATCTTCATCACTATAAACATTTGAAAAGAAATGCTAAAATTAATCTCTACACACACCAAATCTCTAGATGCATACCTATCAAACACTTTATCTTTAAAGGTTGCTTCATCTGAATCGATGTCTACATCTTCTTCGTTATtcaattttcgtttttttttcttattggTTCTAGAAGGTTCTTTAACAGTCCTCTTCCTACTATTTCTAGTATCTTCATCACCTTCGTCACTATTCCAATTTATGTTATTGGATATGTCCTACATAATAATGGAAAATTAAATTCTCATTCAGCATAAGATGATTTGCtactagaataaaaaaataccCATATACTTCgaacaaaattaatttcattatcatCAACACTTTATAATTGAGCAAATACTTTATTATAAAACATTAGTAATATAAAGCTatcatatgatatatatataccttATCTGTATGATCTAAAGAGCTTATTTTTTTAACAGGACTCCCTGCATCGCTGTCACTGTCTTCAATTACATTGACTGCCTTACGCCGAAATTGTATCTTAGATCCCATCAAATTACTGTCATCATCCGCTAAATAAAAACACTGTGATTATTTACTCACAGTTACATtggaatacaaatattaataacattgtCATCATCAATTAATATGTGTAAAgtgtatttttctaatttcttaatttttacattcaaataaaattattattaattaaaaataatgattaAAAACATATAATAATCATATATAGGAAATTATTCTTCAATAACATAACAACAAAAGATGGACACCGACTGTATTGAcctaaaaattgaaattcgtgAATAAATAGAC encodes the following:
- the Etl1 gene encoding SWI/SNF-related, matrix-associated actin-dependent regulator of chromatin, subfamily a, containing DEAD/H box 1; the protein is MSDSNSPKTDASSPSLSGNLRQFRFQKKQLKPLNMSDDDSNLMGSKIQFRRKAVNVIEDSDSDAGSPVKKISSLDHTDKDISNNINWNSDEGDEDTRNSRKRTVKEPSRTNKKKKRKLNNEEDVDIDSDEATFKDKVFDSDEDSDMEISNELTADKKAVLEFMQNALISELLLMSQCSQKKANAIKEARPFEDWRDLVQKFQNNKYLDTELLNSAQELLATRHAVEALMKKCLRLSTNIERAVAARASAITSQPKRLSSNLKLAPYQMVGLNWLAVMHTQNVNGILADEMGLGKTVQVIAFLTYLKEAGLRDEKDGPHLIVVPSSTMENWNNELERWSPGLKVVQYYGSQEERKEMRLGWRNGDLDDVDVLLTTYNLISSTPEERRLFRVMPIHYVVFDEAHMLKNMGTIRYENLVRINAKHRILLTGTPLQNNLLELMSLLIFVMPSLFAGKQADLKSLFSKNPKVPSVKKNSEQPLFEQEQVKNAKQIMRPFVLRRLKAEVLRDLPEKTERVIKCPMIEKQRKMYTNLVAEFSAEADQSTEVNGIGMMMQLRKLANHPLLVRDYYNESKLKVISNRLAKEHSYKQKNPDYVFEDLQWMSDYQINQLTRTYKSLAGLGLPQELISEAGKLKILDELLPKLKEEGHRVLIFSQFTMILDILEEYLTIRGRTYLRLDGSTPVTDRQYLINQYMEDESIFIFLLSTKAGGLGINLTAADTVIIHDIDFNPYNDKQAEDRCHRVGQKRPVSIIRLLSEATIEEGIYEIAQDKLHLEQQITGEEENESTDKKSVLKLLKMTLGLDHNKSLSLSPMKNGRTSNGLLDNEENCHIEF